Below is a genomic region from Kryptolebias marmoratus isolate JLee-2015 linkage group LG12, ASM164957v2, whole genome shotgun sequence.
TAACCTGCAGCTCACCTTCACTGGCTTCTTTCATAAAGCTGGTAGGTTGGTCCCTGTCTTCGTggtagttttctggttttcagTGTAAATTACAGGAAGCTGTTTCTTCTTGACCCGTTTCAGGGAAACCATCTCAGGACAGTGAGAATGAGCAGAACTCTGTGTCTCTGGAGGTCCTGCTGGTCAAAGTCTGCCACAAAAAGAGGAAGGTGTGTGTTAGGAGGGGAAAGGGATCAGTTAAAGGATTTAGTTTTGGACCTAACAGATTTCCTCCCGTCGTCTTCAGGATGTCAGCTGTCCGGTGAAGCAGATCCCGACGGGGAAGAAGCAGGTTCCTCTGAACCCCGACAGCGGTGCCGGAGTCCAGGCCAAGCCGGGCTCGCTCCCCACCCTGCTGGTTCCCAGCAGCGAGTTTGAACCCAGTAACTCCCACATGGTGAAGTCCTACTCTCTGCTCTTCAGGGTGTCCAGGCCCGGATACCCGCGGACACAAATCAACGGCTTAACCAACGGAGAGATCCAGCTCAGAGGTGAGCGGAGAGCTGATCACGCCTTCAACTGAATCTGTTAAATCAGGACTGTCTCTTCCTGATAATACCCAAAACCAGCTTTATGGGTcaaaaaaacctgatttaacTAACAGGGGTCCAATAGAATCCTCCAGGGTCCAGTAGGATCCTTCAGGGGTCCAGTAGAATCCTCAGGGGGTCCAATAGGATCCCTTGGGGGTCCATTAGGATCCTTCGGGGGTCCATTAGGATCCTCCGGGGGTCCAGTAGGATCCTTCAGGGGTCCAGGAGGATCCTCTGGGGGTCCAGTAGGATCCTTCAGGGGTCCAGGAGGATCCTCTGGGGTCCAGCAGGATCCAGTGATCTGATCCCACAGATGGTTAAACACAGAAGCACTCAGAGACTGACGGTAGAAAGACGTGCATGTCTCCGTGTCTGTGTCAGAGTTCTCAGAGGACGCCgtgagcaggaagaggaggagctcgTCTCTCAGGGAGGAGGGAGAAACCACGTTCGTGGCTCAGATGACGGTGTTTGATAAAAACAGGTGAAGCAGTTTGTCTCGGTCGGCTGTCCGGGTGCAGAGCCGCAGGTCCTGAGAcgatgtgtctgtgtgcaggcgtctgcagctgctggacgGGGAGTACGAGGTGTCCCTGCAGGAGATGGAGGACTGTCCCGTCAGCAAGAAGAGGGCCACCTGGGAGACCATCCTGGACGGGAAGGTgtgtgaaggaatgcacgtcacccACCCGCCTTTCAAAGAACTCAGTCTGACTCTGACCACGCCAAACTTTACCTCAGCATCTCTgagtagctgtggcggccatcttgaattagggttGGGCAATCAGCTTAAACAAGCAAACTGGTGATAACCGCACAGGTGTGTTCAGGTTGTGCTCTCTCTGCAGCGTCTGCCTCCGTTTGAGAGCTTCTCTCAGGGTCCGACCCTGCAGTTCACCCTACGCTGGACCAGCGACTCCTCGGACCGCTCCACCGCTCCTGTGGCCAAACCTTTAGCCACCCGCAACTCGGAGACCAACCAGGACCCCCGAGCGAGCACGCTGAGGACCACCCACACTCAGGGTGAGGCGGACCGACAGAGGGGGGGTTACCTGCCGCAGGTGAGCAGGACTGATGCTGTTTGTTCTCCACCTGCAGCTCTTAAAGAGTCCCCGAATGCTGATGTTCAAACCAGGAGAGAACTGATCTCAGCAGAACCTCGACAGAAGCTACGGATCTTCTACCAGGTGAGAGGACCGCTGCGGTCCCACAGCTGCCGGTCGTCCTCTGGTCGTCCTCTGATGGTCCTCCGGTCATCCTCTGGTCCCATCTTTGACCTCGGTTCTGCTTCCTGCAGTTCCAGTACAACAACAACACGCGGCAGCAGACGGAGGCCAGAGACGACCTGCACTGTCCCTGGTGCACGCTGAACTGCAGGAAGCTCTACAGTCTGCTGAAACACCTCAAACTGTCCCACTCCCGCTTCGTCTTCAACTACGTggtgagaaaacagcagcacaacAGCTGGATGAGccgcctcctctcctctcctctcctctcctctcctctcctctcctctcctctcctcctactcctcctcccccttcctcctcctccatcataGTGTAGGAGTTGCACCATCAGAACCTCAGGttactgatgagctaacggctggtcTGAACAGAACCAAACCTTTGGTCTCAAAACTTTTAGTTGAATCTTATTTTATGAACTTTTGTTCCGTTgtcaccagaagtgctacagctagctgctgctggtgccGTTCAATGTTGGCGTAAAGCTTTAGAACTGTTCCCCTGAGAACAGAGCTGTTGACCCACTCCGGTCTTGGTTCTGTTCGGACCGGatctatctgcagcaggtaagatgttgcaGGTCTCTGGACTCGGGtctctgcttgttttcagcCTCATCCTAAAGGAGCGAAGGTGGAGGTGTCCATCAACGAGTGCTACGACGGCTCGTACGCAGGAAACCCTCAGGACGTCCACAGCCAGCCGGGCTTCGCCTTCAGCAGGAACGGCCCCGTCAAGAGGACCGTGGTGTCCCACGTCCTGGTCTGCAGGTACCCCCCCTTCCAGTGAAACACCTGTCAATCATCCGGTGCATCCCGCTGAGACCAGCACCGTCTCCTCTGTCCAGACCCAAGAGGACGAAGCCCAGTCTGTCTGAGTTTCTGGAGCTGGAGGACGGAGACCGGGAGCAGCATCCGAGGACGTACACCAGCGGACACAACCGGCTGTACTTCCACAGCGACTGCTGCCTCCCCATGAGGGCtcaggagatggaggaggacagcGAGGACGAGAGGGACCCCGACTGGCTCAGAGAGAAGACGGTGAAGGTGAGCTGCAGGACGTCCGTCTCTGGTCTGTCCTCTGAAGGGACGCTGTTCTGTCTCTGAGACGGAGCTTTGTCCCCTCTGAAGACAGTTTTCTGTCTCCTGACTGTCTCTCTTTGTTCTCCCGGCAGCAAATCGAGGAATTTACCGACGTGAACGAAGGCGAGAAGGAGATCATGAAGCTGTGGAACCTTCACGTCATGAGACACGGGTTGGTGTTCCGTCCTGTCCTGGAGACAGGTCCACGACTTCAGAGAGCCGCTGCGGTTCCTGCGGTTCCTCTGGTTCCTTCTGGTTCCTCAGGTTCCTGCAATTTCCCCGGGTTCCTCTGGTTCCTGCGGTTCCTCTGGTTCCTGCGGTTCCTCTGGTTCCTTGGGTTCTTCTGGTTCCTTGGGTTCTTCTGGTTCCTCCGGTTCCTGTGGTTCCTCGGGTTCCTTCTGGTTCCTCGGGTTCCTCCGGTTCCTCGGGTTCCATCACATCCTTTGAGCTGCACTTATTTTAGCCAAGCTAaacagtcctggtcctggtccatgtccatgtccatgtccatgtccatgtccaggtccaggtccaggtccatcATGGCCCCCAGAGCTCTTTGAAGGAGGACTAAATTTAGGGTTTAAAATAAGCAggaaagaaacaggaagaagattTAACCAGGAGCTCATCGAtgctcttcaaaataagagtctgtcCCAGCTGAgaaaggctttttgtttgttatctgtttcctgcagttttATCGCAGATAATCAGATGAACGAGGCCTGCCTCCTGTTCGCCGACAACCACGGCGCCGCCATCGCCCAGCAGAACCTGAGCCGGAACTTCCTGCTGCACCTCATCAGCATGCACGACTTCAACCTGATCGGCACGCAGACCGTCGACGCGGCCATGAGCCGCCTGCACAACCAGGCCGCTCAGAGGGGCGGGGCcggggaggacgaggaggacgaggaggactgGGAGACGGCCGTGGAGTCCCAGCCAGAACCGGACCCTGAACCCGATCCAGATGTTTCCGAGCCTAAAACCTGCAGCCGGAACAATCAgccggaggaggaggcagaaaaACCCAACTTCGGCTCGGTTCTGAAGTGACTGGACCGGAGGTCTGAGGACCCGATCCTCGGTTCAGAGGAAGcttcagtttatgttttgtttttgtctccagatGTAGATGTGTTCAGGGTTCTAAGGTGCTACAAGGTTCCTCAGGAAGGAGAACGTAACCATTTCAGCCTGTTTTACAAGCTTCTCTCAGCAGCAGAGAGCTCCTTTGGTGCTCCTCCTTTGGTGCTCCTCCGTGTGGAGCTCCTCCGTGTGGTGCTCCTGATTCCAACGTTTTGTGCTCCACAGTTTGGTGCTCCACGGTTTGGTGCTCCCTGAAGTCCAGTTTCAGGTCAAACTCACGCAGGACGGTTCCTCGGTGAGGATCCTTCAGACCAAAGTAAACCTGCTCCTTATTCTCACTGCTGAGGTTCGTCGTCATGGCAACAGATCCAGACCCGGTTCTGCTGACTTGTTCTCATCTTTTCAGCTCTGAacctcctgcaggttttagtctCACCGGATCAGAGACGGTCCTGGTACCGAggggaggtcagaggtcaaatgatcaacttttcatttcttttcctgtttgtgacGAGTGgctcggttctggttctggttctgatccaacaCCTGGTGCTAAACTCTTCAGGGATTCTCACTGCCAGCTTCTTATAAAGACCGTTTAAACCGTGacttcaggttctggttccagTCCcgatcctggttctggttctgtttacagtcctggtcctggttccaGTCCCGGttcaggtcctggttctggttctggttccggctCCCTCTGAGCTCCTCTCTTGAATAAACTTGTTTCTGATCGACCATCAGCTGAGCTCAGCTTCCTCCATCGTGTGTCGATGAGCCGAGgtgcagtgtgtttgtgtgtgtttgtttgtttgtgtgtgtttgtttgtttgtttccagatgttgttgttgtgtaaataaGCCTGTTGGTGTAAACAGCAGGTTTGGACCAGCTTCACTCGCTGCACGTTTCTCCCATCTCTGGAAGAATTTCTTGTTTCTCGGTTCTCTGAATCTCGGGTCGGGTCCTGGTACCGGTTCGGGTACCAGCTCGGGCCGGGTCCTGGTACCACCCAACCCAGAATCCCCAGATGTTTTCCAGAAGAACCTGGCTCGGTCCGGACGCCTCccagtttgttttcagaacGAGCTTCATCCTGGTTCTGTTTCACAGAACCCGTCTGGACTTTCAGGGTTCTGTTGGTTCCTCAGGAGACCAGCAGCGTTTTGCACAAAGTGGGAGGAGCCATGAACAATTTCACGTTTTTCTATTAAAAGATCAGTTCTGTAATAATGTGAAGCTTTGGTTCTTTTCTGTCCTTCAGTTCAGTAAATTTATGTTTGAGTTTCAGAACAAAGAAGTGTTAGCCTAAAAACGTGTTTTCACTCCTGACCCccgacccctgacccctgaccccatTCAGGCACTAAAAGGCTTTACAGACTAATGTCAAACATccgtttttgtgcttttcatgGTTCAAACCAGCAGCTGTTAGCTTTAATAATCTGtattcatctttaataatttttaatcaactttattcatctttaatcaactttattcatctttaatcaactttattcatctttaatcttTATCCTAAATGCTGGTCGGTCTGGTGTAGTTCCCAGAGGCGGCCACTCGGGGTCGCCACAGTaaagctttaaattattttactctGCCTTCTGCTTTGGTTCCTGTTCTTGTAGCTGGTTGGTctaattcttatttttatttgacctcAACAT
It encodes:
- the LOC108229693 gene encoding polycomb protein suz12-like isoform X3; the encoded protein is MRGDQETLSLASNLQLTFTGFFHKAGKPSQDSENEQNSVSLEVLLVKVCHKKRKDVSCPVKQIPTGKKQVPLNPDSGAGVQAKPGSLPTLLVPSSEFEPSNSHMVKSYSLLFRVSRPGYPRTQINGLTNGEIQLRDVHVSVSVSEFSEDAVSRKRRSSSLREEGETTFVAQMTVFDKNRRLQLLDGEYEVSLQEMEDCPVSKKRATWETILDGKRLPPFESFSQGPTLQFTLRWTSDSSDRSTAPVAKPLATRNSETNQDPRASTLRTTHTQALKESPNADVQTRRELISAEPRQKLRIFYQFQYNNNTRQQTEARDDLHCPWCTLNCRKLYSLLKHLKLSHSRFVFNYVPHPKGAKVEVSINECYDGSYAGNPQDVHSQPGFAFSRNGPVKRTVVSHVLVCRPKRTKPSLSEFLELEDGDREQHPRTYTSGHNRLYFHSDCCLPMRAQEMEEDSEDERDPDWLREKTVKQIEEFTDVNEGEKEIMKLWNLHVMRHGFIADNQMNEACLLFADNHGAAIAQQNLSRNFLLHLISMHDFNLIGTQTVDAAMSRLHNQAAQRGGAGEDEEDEEDWETAVESQPEPDPEPDPDVSEPKTCSRNNQPEEEAEKPNFGSVLK
- the LOC108229693 gene encoding polycomb protein suz12-like isoform X2 produces the protein MAPQKHSSSGGGHHVGFGSGAKANGLYQQQPSAAAARKPSMQLLQADHELFLQAFEKPTQIYRFLRTRNLIAPIFLHRTLTYMSHRNSRSNVKRKTFKADDLLFRVDKMRGDQETLSLASNLQLTFTGFFHKAGKPSQDSENEQNSVSLEVLLVKVCHKKRKDVSCPVKQIPTGKKQVPLNPDSGAGVQAKPGSLPTLLVPSSEFEPSNSHMVKSYSLLFRVSRPGYPRTQINGLTNGEIQLREFSEDAVSRKRRSSSLREEGETTFVAQMTVFDKNRRLQLLDGEYEVSLQEMEDCPVSKKRATWETILDGKRLPPFESFSQGPTLQFTLRWTSDSSDRSTAPVAKPLATRNSETNQDPRASTLRTTHTQALKESPNADVQTRRELISAEPRQKLRIFYQFQYNNNTRQQTEARDDLHCPWCTLNCRKLYSLLKHLKLSHSRFVFNYVPHPKGAKVEVSINECYDGSYAGNPQDVHSQPGFAFSRNGPVKRTVVSHVLVCRPKRTKPSLSEFLELEDGDREQHPRTYTSGHNRLYFHSDCCLPMRAQEMEEDSEDERDPDWLREKTVKQIEEFTDVNEGEKEIMKLWNLHVMRHGFIADNQMNEACLLFADNHGAAIAQQNLSRNFLLHLISMHDFNLIGTQTVDAAMSRLHNQAAQRGGAGEDEEDEEDWETAVESQPEPDPEPDPDVSEPKTCSRNNQPEEEAEKPNFGSVLK
- the LOC108229693 gene encoding polycomb protein suz12-like isoform X1; translation: MAPQKHSSSGGGHHVGFGSGAKANGLYQQQPSAAAARKPSMQLLQADHELFLQAFEKPTQIYRFLRTRNLIAPIFLHRTLTYMSHRNSRSNVKRKTFKADDLLFRVDKMRGDQETLSLASNLQLTFTGFFHKAGKPSQDSENEQNSVSLEVLLVKVCHKKRKDVSCPVKQIPTGKKQVPLNPDSGAGVQAKPGSLPTLLVPSSEFEPSNSHMVKSYSLLFRVSRPGYPRTQINGLTNGEIQLRDVHVSVSVSEFSEDAVSRKRRSSSLREEGETTFVAQMTVFDKNRRLQLLDGEYEVSLQEMEDCPVSKKRATWETILDGKRLPPFESFSQGPTLQFTLRWTSDSSDRSTAPVAKPLATRNSETNQDPRASTLRTTHTQALKESPNADVQTRRELISAEPRQKLRIFYQFQYNNNTRQQTEARDDLHCPWCTLNCRKLYSLLKHLKLSHSRFVFNYVPHPKGAKVEVSINECYDGSYAGNPQDVHSQPGFAFSRNGPVKRTVVSHVLVCRPKRTKPSLSEFLELEDGDREQHPRTYTSGHNRLYFHSDCCLPMRAQEMEEDSEDERDPDWLREKTVKQIEEFTDVNEGEKEIMKLWNLHVMRHGFIADNQMNEACLLFADNHGAAIAQQNLSRNFLLHLISMHDFNLIGTQTVDAAMSRLHNQAAQRGGAGEDEEDEEDWETAVESQPEPDPEPDPDVSEPKTCSRNNQPEEEAEKPNFGSVLK